In Salmo salar chromosome ssa24, Ssal_v3.1, whole genome shotgun sequence, the following proteins share a genomic window:
- the rimoc1 gene encoding LOW QUALITY PROTEIN: UPF0600 protein C5orf51 homolog (The sequence of the model RefSeq protein was modified relative to this genomic sequence to represent the inferred CDS: deleted 2 bases in 1 codon) gives MCLVMADDCRRQGFELERRIFELDNKCASLRTEKQDDDYLQNASAILDKLKSFYRQGGESSSLPKLLQDYTQVILDITFYEENKLVDQEFPEDCSPFKIQQLLQDLTEPEVLAGRLAPAQEVQSVLGLEVLECLYWRRGALLYMYCHTLHQRKQWIKKNKATFLKCLQEGVRYLMRMLQVRNSVKLNDGVVFHDSATANFLADGIFSDTHLLTMMYIGEMCFWAVKYEDCSVDSTERKEDRLHFRDIGTQILHKYVLACEGPLQGQGWNTENAKEILSILQ, from the exons ATGTGTTTAGTCATGGCGGACGACTGCAGACGACAGGGGTTTGAGCTGGAGAGAAGGATTTTTGAGTTGGACAATAAGTGCGCCAGTCTCAGAACTGAGAAACAAG ATGATGACTATTTACAGAATGCTTCTGCGATACTAGACAAGTTGAAAAGC TTTTACAgacaagggggagagagtagcagtCTCCCTAAACTGCTTCAGGATTACACTCAG gtgatccTGGACATCACGTTCTATGAAGAGAACAAGCTGGTGGACCAGGAGTTCCCAGAGGACTGCTCGCCCTTTAAGATccaacagctgctgcaggacctCACAGAGCCAGAGGTGTTGGCAGGGAGGCTGGCACCGGcccaagag GTGCAGTCAGTCTTGGGGCTAGAGGTGTTGGAGTGCCTCTACTGGAGACGTGGAGCACTGCTCTACATGTACTGCCACACCCTCCACCAACGCAAGCAGTGGATCAAGAAGAACAAGGCCACTTTCCTCAAG TGTCTTCAGGAGGGTGTACGCTACCTGATGAGGATGCTGCAGGTGAGGAACTCTGTCAAGCTCAATGACGGGGTGGTGTTTCATGACTCTGCTACTGCCAACTTCCTGGCTGATG GCATCTTTTCAGACACCCACCTGTTGACAATGATGTACATCGGGGAGATGTGTTTCTGGGCAGTGAAGTACGAGGACTGCAGCGTTGATTCTACAGAACGCAAAGAGGACCGGCTCCACTTCCGGGACATTGGGACACAGATCCTGCACAAATACGTGCTGGCCTGTGAGGGCCCTCTTCAGGGCCAGGGCTGGAACACTGAGAATGCCAAGGAGATCCTTAGTATCTTACAGTGA
- the fbxo4 gene encoding F-box only protein 4: protein MSGKSHSDESGVIRSLIQFREKYFNARKNVNDQAHAAEVISEDAPPGFLDCLPVDLQFLIMTLLSPVDLCRLGATSSYWRAMVRDPLLWRYFLVRDMPKWPSINHVTMPRLEALHTPLCVGEKEMEEPGHDFMTDYLKGYPACRQQWFPQRPPYSIVTSFLQSLVATTTEPRYAMFGPGMEQLDVSMVTRLMHTPDVLPVAGIPQRQINGGLPTVLSDPSFYRVNLLETFCCRRKQNRHSYNKHPPYWSYLNCICLQ from the exons ATGTCAGGGAAAAGTCACAGCGACGAATCTGGAGTTATACGAAGTCTCATACAGTTCCGAGAGAAGTACTTCAATGCAAGGAAAAACGTCAATGATCAGGCGCATGCAGCAGAAGTCATCAGTGAAGATGCACCGCCGGGCTTTTTGGACTGTTTACCC GTGGACCTACAGTTCCTGATCATGACCCTGCTGTCTCCTGTGGACCTCTGTCGTCTGGGGGCCACTAGTAGCTACTGGAGGGCTATGGTCAGAGACCCCTTACTATGGAGATACTTTCTGGTCAGGGACATGCCTAAATGGCCCTCCATCAACCATGTGACCATGCCCCGGTTAGAGGCCTTACATACCCCTCTGTGTgtgggggagaaggagatggaggagcCAGGTCATGACTTCATGACAGA TTATCTAAAGGGCTACCCAGCCTGCAGACAGCAATGGTTTCCCCAGAGGCCGCCATACAGCATTGTGACCTCCTTCCTCCAGTCGCTAGTGGCCACCACCACTGAGCCGCGCTACGCCATGTTTGGCCCCGGCATGGAACAGCTGGATGTCTCCATGGTGACCAGGCTCATGCACACCCCAGATGTGCTCCCTGTAGCAGGGATACCCCAGAGACAGATCAACGGTGGGTTACCCACTGTCCTCTCTGATCCATCCTTTTACAGGGTGAACCTCCTCGAGACTTTCTGTTGCAGGCGAAAGCAAAATAGACACAGTTACAATAAACATCCACCATATTGGTCTTACCTGAATTGTATTTGCTTACAATAA